A single Pantoea rwandensis DNA region contains:
- a CDS encoding PTS sugar transporter subunit IIC has protein sequence MSTLADSLFGVIENRISPIAARLSSQRHVVAIKDGFIASMPFLIVGSFMLLFSHPPFSQDSQWGFAQWWLGMVKQYNDQLMMPYNMTMGIMAVFITGAIAYNLAQSYKLNGLMAALLSLMTFLVVAAPEKDGALSVASLGGEGIFSAILISLYCTEVMHWLVKYNIGFKLPEQVPPKIRQSFDLLIPIMVIFLTLYPLNLFMESHFGLLIPQAIMSVFAPIISAADSLPAVLIAVLLCHLLWFAGIHGAAIVGGILQAFWLSNLGLNQEALNAGQDIPKIFIEPFWQFFITVGGSGATMGLVILYLRSRSAHLRAIGRLGFVPGMFNINEPIIFGSPVVMNPLLFIPFITTPLINAVIAWTATRTNLINHVISLAPWTTPGPIGAAWSTGWDWRAVVLVAFLICLSTLIYYPFFKLYERQLLAQEEEMAQEQLAEEMK, from the coding sequence ATGAGTACACTGGCTGACTCTTTATTTGGCGTGATTGAGAACCGCATCAGTCCGATTGCAGCACGACTCTCCTCGCAACGGCATGTGGTGGCCATCAAGGACGGATTTATTGCCTCGATGCCGTTCCTGATTGTCGGTTCATTTATGCTGCTGTTCTCACATCCTCCTTTCAGTCAGGACAGCCAGTGGGGCTTTGCCCAGTGGTGGCTGGGCATGGTGAAGCAGTACAACGACCAGCTGATGATGCCCTACAACATGACGATGGGCATCATGGCGGTGTTTATCACTGGCGCAATTGCCTACAACCTGGCGCAAAGCTACAAACTCAATGGCCTGATGGCGGCGCTGCTGTCGCTGATGACCTTTTTGGTGGTGGCTGCACCGGAAAAGGATGGTGCGTTATCCGTGGCATCGCTGGGCGGGGAAGGGATATTCTCCGCCATCCTGATCAGTCTGTACTGCACGGAAGTGATGCACTGGCTGGTGAAATACAACATTGGCTTCAAACTGCCAGAACAGGTGCCACCGAAGATTCGTCAGTCGTTTGACCTGCTGATCCCCATTATGGTGATTTTCCTGACGCTTTATCCGCTGAACCTGTTTATGGAGAGCCACTTTGGCTTACTCATTCCTCAGGCCATTATGTCGGTGTTTGCGCCAATCATCTCCGCAGCCGATTCACTGCCCGCCGTGCTTATCGCCGTCTTGCTCTGTCATCTGCTGTGGTTTGCCGGTATTCACGGTGCGGCGATTGTCGGTGGGATTTTACAGGCATTCTGGCTGAGTAATCTGGGGCTGAACCAGGAAGCGCTAAATGCCGGCCAGGATATTCCTAAGATCTTTATCGAGCCGTTCTGGCAATTCTTCATCACCGTGGGCGGTTCGGGCGCCACCATGGGCCTGGTGATTCTCTATCTGCGCAGCCGCTCCGCGCATCTGCGCGCCATCGGCCGCCTCGGCTTTGTACCCGGTATGTTTAACATCAATGAGCCGATTATTTTCGGTTCGCCGGTGGTGATGAATCCGCTGCTGTTTATTCCCTTTATCACCACGCCGTTGATCAACGCGGTTATCGCCTGGACCGCCACCCGCACCAACTTGATCAACCACGTCATTTCGCTGGCACCCTGGACCACGCCGGGACCAATTGGTGCCGCCTGGTCAACTGGCTGGGACTGGCGCGCGGTAGTGCTGGTGGCCTTCCTGATTTGTTTATCCACGCTGATTTATTACCCGTTCTTCAAACTGTATGAACGCCAACTGCTTGCGCAGGAAGAAGAGATGGCGCAGGAACAACTGGCAGAGGAGATGAAGTAA
- a CDS encoding PTS lactose/cellobiose transporter subunit IIA: protein MQEMESTVMELIIHAGEARSSSMQALQAARKHNWQEADALLASARDAAREAHKIQTALIGADEGCGKIPVNLIMVHAQDHLMNAMLCRDLVEELIYLHRQVQALSKTHVQ from the coding sequence ATGCAGGAAATGGAAAGCACGGTGATGGAGCTGATTATTCATGCCGGTGAAGCCCGTTCATCATCGATGCAGGCACTGCAAGCAGCCCGAAAACACAACTGGCAGGAAGCCGATGCGCTGCTGGCCAGTGCCCGAGATGCCGCACGCGAAGCCCACAAAATTCAAACCGCCTTAATTGGTGCGGATGAAGGCTGCGGCAAGATTCCCGTCAATCTGATTATGGTGCATGCGCAGGATCATCTGATGAACGCCATGCTGTGCCGTGATTTAGTCGAAGAGCTGATTTATCTGCATCGTCAGGTGCAGGCGTTGTCGAAAACCCACGTGCAGTAA
- a CDS encoding 6-phospho-beta-glucosidase yields MSQLPADFLWGGAVAAHQVEGGWNEGGKGPSIVDVLTGGAHGVEREITDGIVEGKHYPNHQATDFYHHYKDDIALFAEMGFKCFRTSIAWTRIFPKGDEQQPNEAGLQFYDDMFDELLKYGIEPVITLSHFEMPLHLVKEYGGWLNRELIDLFVRYSEVVMKRYKGKVKYWMTFNEINNQRNWRRPLFGYSNSGVIFTEHEKPEEVMYQVLHHQFVASAKVVKLGHQINPEFKIGCMLAMVPLYPWSCHPDDVMYAQKSMQERYLFGDVHMRGAYPSYILKEWALRGFHIEMAAEDAQTLREGCTDYLGFSYYMSNAVEYASATRMDSALEAFPGSRKNPHVQASDWGWQIDPVGLRYTLNALYERYQKPLFIVENGFGAVDQREANGEVNDDYRIAYLREHIEQMKKAVLEDGVDLMGFTPWGCLDCVSFGTGQYSKRYGFIYVDRNDDQTGDFSRSKKKSFAWYKKVIASQGEAL; encoded by the coding sequence ATGTCTCAGTTACCGGCTGATTTTTTATGGGGCGGCGCCGTTGCCGCGCATCAGGTTGAAGGTGGATGGAACGAAGGAGGTAAAGGACCGAGCATCGTCGATGTGTTAACGGGCGGTGCGCATGGGGTTGAACGTGAAATTACCGATGGGATTGTCGAAGGGAAACACTATCCCAACCATCAGGCCACTGATTTTTATCATCACTACAAAGACGATATCGCGCTGTTTGCCGAAATGGGTTTTAAGTGCTTCCGTACGTCGATTGCCTGGACACGCATCTTCCCGAAAGGCGATGAGCAACAACCTAACGAAGCGGGCCTGCAGTTTTACGACGACATGTTTGATGAGCTGCTCAAATATGGCATCGAACCGGTGATCACGCTGTCGCACTTCGAGATGCCATTGCATCTGGTGAAGGAGTATGGCGGCTGGCTCAATCGTGAGTTGATCGATCTCTTTGTGCGCTATAGCGAAGTGGTGATGAAGCGTTACAAAGGCAAAGTGAAATACTGGATGACCTTTAACGAGATCAACAACCAGCGTAACTGGCGCCGCCCGCTGTTCGGTTACAGCAACTCAGGGGTGATTTTCACCGAACATGAAAAGCCGGAAGAGGTGATGTATCAGGTGCTGCATCATCAGTTTGTGGCCAGTGCCAAAGTGGTGAAGCTGGGGCATCAAATCAATCCTGAATTTAAGATCGGTTGCATGCTGGCGATGGTGCCGCTGTATCCGTGGTCATGCCATCCTGATGATGTGATGTACGCGCAAAAATCGATGCAGGAACGTTATCTGTTTGGCGATGTGCACATGCGCGGCGCCTATCCGTCGTACATCTTGAAAGAGTGGGCGTTGCGCGGTTTCCACATTGAGATGGCAGCGGAGGATGCACAAACACTGCGTGAAGGCTGCACCGATTATCTCGGCTTTAGCTATTACATGAGTAATGCCGTGGAGTATGCCAGTGCGACCCGCATGGACAGCGCACTCGAGGCTTTCCCTGGCAGCCGAAAAAATCCACACGTGCAGGCGTCAGATTGGGGATGGCAGATTGATCCAGTTGGTCTGCGCTACACGCTGAACGCGCTGTATGAGCGTTATCAGAAGCCGCTGTTTATTGTGGAAAATGGTTTTGGCGCCGTTGATCAACGTGAGGCCAACGGTGAGGTAAATGATGACTATCGTATTGCCTACCTGCGTGAACACATCGAGCAAATGAAAAAAGCTGTACTGGAAGATGGCGTGGACCTGATGGGCTTTACGCCCTGGGGCTGCCTCGATTGCGTCTCTTTTGGTACCGGCCAATACAGCAAGCGCTACGGTTTTATTTACGTGGACCGCAATGACGATCAAACCGGCGATTTTTCGCGCTCGAAGAAGAAAAGTTTTGCCTGGTATAAAAAGGTCATCGCCTCGCAAGGTGAAGCGCTTTAA
- a CDS encoding 6-phospho-beta-glucosidase — protein MPNKIKIVTIGGGSSYTPELIEGLILRQAQLPIAELWLVDIEDGAEKMEIVGSMAERMIAAAKLDWQVHLSLDRKEALKDADYVTTQFRVGLLDARLKDEVIPLANGLLGQETNGPGGIFKAFRTIPVILDIIEDMRQLCPHAWLVDFTNPAGMVTEAAIKYGKWEKTVGLCNVPFGHITQASSVLGVEEKDLYFKFAGLNHFHWHRVWDQQGNERTAELIDKIYSPDQQEKSDEGLKNIHQIPFNYDQVKHLGLLPCGYHRYYYLQEPMLAHAIEEFEQYETRAEVVKKTEARLFELYKDVNLNYKPEELSQRGGAHYSDAACDLIASIQNNSGKLMVVSTRNNGALADLPFDCVVEVTAAITSHGAEPLRWGALPPAARGMIQLMKAMEETVIEAAVSGDYGAALHAFTINPLIPAGDTAIKVLDQLLYAHKDYLPKFASKIAEIEKTKPEIVAFVDQLLADRHAHRA, from the coding sequence ATGCCAAATAAGATCAAGATTGTCACTATCGGTGGGGGGTCCAGCTATACGCCAGAGTTGATTGAAGGGCTTATCCTGCGTCAGGCGCAGTTGCCGATTGCCGAGTTGTGGCTGGTGGATATTGAGGACGGCGCAGAGAAGATGGAAATTGTTGGCAGTATGGCGGAGCGGATGATTGCGGCCGCTAAACTCGACTGGCAGGTTCATCTTTCTCTCGATCGTAAGGAAGCGTTAAAGGATGCGGATTACGTGACCACGCAGTTCCGTGTGGGGTTGCTGGATGCGCGCTTAAAAGATGAAGTGATTCCTTTGGCCAATGGTTTACTGGGTCAGGAAACCAACGGCCCGGGCGGAATATTTAAGGCGTTTCGCACGATTCCGGTGATTCTCGATATTATCGAGGATATGCGTCAATTGTGCCCTCATGCCTGGCTGGTGGATTTCACTAATCCGGCAGGCATGGTGACCGAAGCGGCGATTAAATATGGCAAGTGGGAAAAAACCGTCGGCCTGTGCAATGTGCCGTTCGGTCATATCACTCAGGCCAGCAGCGTACTCGGTGTGGAAGAGAAAGATCTCTATTTCAAATTTGCCGGGCTCAACCATTTCCACTGGCATCGCGTTTGGGATCAGCAGGGCAATGAACGCACCGCCGAACTGATTGATAAAATCTATTCACCAGACCAGCAGGAAAAAAGCGATGAAGGGCTGAAAAATATTCATCAGATTCCTTTTAATTACGATCAGGTGAAACATCTCGGCCTGCTGCCCTGTGGTTATCACCGCTATTACTATTTGCAGGAACCGATGCTGGCTCATGCCATCGAAGAGTTCGAACAGTATGAAACCCGCGCTGAAGTGGTGAAGAAAACCGAAGCGCGGCTTTTCGAGTTGTATAAAGACGTCAATCTTAACTACAAGCCTGAAGAGTTAAGTCAGCGGGGCGGGGCGCATTACAGCGATGCGGCATGCGATCTGATTGCATCGATTCAAAATAACAGCGGAAAATTGATGGTGGTCTCGACGCGCAATAACGGCGCGCTTGCCGATTTGCCGTTTGATTGCGTGGTGGAGGTCACTGCCGCCATCACTTCTCATGGCGCAGAACCGCTGCGTTGGGGAGCGTTACCGCCTGCGGCGCGCGGCATGATTCAGTTAATGAAAGCCATGGAAGAAACGGTGATTGAAGCGGCCGTTAGTGGCGATTACGGCGCAGCATTACACGCCTTCACGATTAATCCGCTTATTCCGGCGGGCGATACGGCGATAAAAGTGCTGGATCAATTGTTGTATGCCCATAAAGACTATCTGCCGAAGTTCGCCAGTAAAATTGCCGAGATTGAGAAAACCAAACCGGAAATCGTCGCTTTCGTCGATCAGTTACTGGCCGACAGACATGCGCACAGGGCGTGA
- a CDS encoding methionine synthase, with translation MKLLLPTSTAGSLPKPAWLAQPETLWSPWKLQGDELIEGKRDALLLSLQDQQLAGIDIVSDGEQTRQHFVTTFIEHLSGVDFEKREIVKIRNRYDASVPSVIGEVVRKKPVFVEDAKFLRQQTKQQIKWALPGPMTMIDTLYDGHYKSREKLAWEFAKILNQEAKELEAAGVDIIQFDEPAFNVFFDEVNDWGIAALERAVEGLKCETAVHICYGYGIKANTDWKKTLGTEWRQYEEVFPKLQKSSIDIISLEAQNSRVPMDLIELIRGKKVMVGAIDVATNTIETAEEVADTLRKALQFVDADKLYPSTNCGMTPLSRRVARGKLEALSAGAAIVRNELTA, from the coding sequence ATGAAATTGTTATTGCCTACTTCAACGGCAGGAAGCTTACCGAAACCGGCCTGGCTTGCTCAACCTGAAACGCTGTGGTCGCCATGGAAACTGCAGGGTGATGAATTAATCGAGGGCAAAAGAGATGCTCTGCTGTTATCCCTGCAGGATCAGCAATTAGCGGGCATTGATATCGTCAGTGATGGCGAGCAAACGCGCCAGCACTTCGTCACCACCTTTATTGAACATCTGAGCGGCGTTGATTTTGAAAAGCGTGAGATTGTGAAGATCCGCAATCGTTATGACGCCAGCGTGCCAAGTGTGATCGGTGAAGTGGTGCGTAAAAAGCCGGTGTTTGTTGAAGATGCTAAATTCTTGCGCCAGCAAACCAAACAACAGATTAAGTGGGCTTTGCCAGGCCCAATGACCATGATCGATACCCTCTATGATGGCCACTACAAAAGCCGTGAAAAACTCGCCTGGGAATTTGCCAAAATTCTTAATCAGGAAGCGAAAGAGCTAGAAGCAGCCGGTGTCGATATTATTCAGTTTGATGAACCCGCATTTAACGTGTTCTTCGATGAAGTGAATGACTGGGGCATTGCCGCACTGGAAAGAGCCGTTGAAGGTCTGAAGTGCGAAACCGCCGTGCATATTTGCTATGGCTATGGCATTAAAGCGAATACCGACTGGAAAAAGACGCTCGGCACTGAGTGGCGTCAATATGAAGAAGTGTTCCCTAAACTGCAAAAGTCTTCTATCGATATCATTTCACTGGAAGCCCAGAATTCGCGCGTGCCAATGGATCTGATTGAGCTGATTCGTGGCAAAAAAGTCATGGTCGGTGCCATTGATGTGGCGACCAACACCATTGAAACCGCAGAAGAAGTGGCTGATACCTTGCGTAAAGCGCTGCAGTTTGTTGATGCCGATAAGCTTTATCCTTCTACTAACTGCGGTATGACGCCACTGTCGCGCCGCGTGGCCAGAGGTAAGCTGGAAGCCTTGAGCGCGGGTGCAGCTATCGTCCGTAACGAACTCACCGCGTAA